The following coding sequences are from one Haliotis asinina isolate JCU_RB_2024 chromosome 3, JCU_Hal_asi_v2, whole genome shotgun sequence window:
- the LOC137277246 gene encoding uncharacterized protein: MVYCVAWGCTASSNNGKNQHFFRFPSEKTDLDRRKILKDILNDEQTIETNPPNAFDRDRNEPYEIEHVRKLRLFRHVSVKKYMREQHKDKEHYFDVWHVTKGVGKKLEAAAKKPGCAAVRPWIKSTTNHMYWVAASCKDDPDLKVDKWLSVINHVANKHEGHSSKFKQCEHGPLTEERLWLKEGSKPYKAFMEVVSSGYLVRDLPNLSPVYQTFALEVFHSVVNHFAPKNTHYFYAAMMARMFLAALHFNKNGNREQATDQVGNSRWKMMYPKSKKGEEAVVKPVKQQVTFNYAEDLQRAVIERRKALPNYTSARKDADKQFHSTPLPLTKSFKPVVKKDLVTQQKSRFLMPK; the protein is encoded by the exons ATGGTGTACTGCGTCGCCTGGGGGTGTACTGCGTCATCAAATAATGGGAAGAACCAACATTTCTTCAGATTTCCAAGTGAAAAGACCGATTTAGACAGGAGAAAG ATCCTGAAAGATATCTTGAATGATGAACAAACCATTGAAACGAATCCACCGAATGCCTTTGATAGAGACAGAAATGAACCTTATGAAATAGAACACGTAAG AAAACTCAGACTATTTCGCCATGTCTCAGTGAAGAAATACATGAGAGAGCAGCATAAGGACAAGGAACATTACTTTGATGTATGGCATGTAACCAAAG GAGTTGGGAAGAAATTGGAAGCAGCAGCCAAAAAGCCTGGATGTGCTGCAGTTCGTCCTTGGATCAAGTCAACTACAAACCATATGTACTGGGTAGCTGCTTCATGTAAAGATGATCCAGATTTGAAAGTGGACAAATGGCTGTCAGTGATAAATCATGTTGCTAACAAACATGAAGGACACTCGTCCAAGTTCAAGCAGTGTGAGCATGGACCCTTGACTGAGGAAAGGCTATGGTTGAAAGAAG GTTCTAAACCATACAAAGCTTTCATGGAGGTTGTCAGCAGTGGTTACCTGGTGAGAGATTTGCCAAACCTGTCTCCAGTGTATCAGACTTTTGCATTGGAGGTTTTTCACAGTGTGGTGAATCACTTTGCGCCGAAGAATACCCACTACTTTTATGCTGCAATGATGGCAAG aatgttCCTTGCTGCTCTCCATTTCAATAAAAATGGAAACCGCGAACAAGCAACAGATCAGGTGGGCAATTCAAGATGGAAGATGATGTATCCCAAATCAAAGAAAGGAGAGGAAGCTGTAGTTAAACCTGTGAAACAACAAGTTACTTTCA ACTATGCGGAAGACCTGCAGCGGGCTGTAATAGAAAGAAGAAAAGCTTTGCCAAACTACACATCAGCGAGGAAAGATGCAGACAAGCAATTCCACAGTACACCTTTGCCACTTACCAAGAGCTTTAAACCCGTTGTTAAGAAAGACTTGGTCACCCAACAAAAGTCAAGATTCTTGATGCCGAAGTAG